AATCGTCTTCGACCATATGGATCACCTGGGCCTTATGCTCCATGTGGTAACACAGGAAACGGAAAACGAAAAACTGCTCGACGATGGCGATACCGGCCTTGAACGAAAACTCTACTATCGCGAACTCATCGCCCGCTTTGGCCACCATCTGGGCGTAACCTGGAATATGGGCGAGGAAAATGGCCCTGCCAGTTTTTCCCCCAACGGGCAGAGCCACGAACAGCGGCAGGCGATGGTGGCTTATATGAAAAAGACCGATCCCTGGGATAATCTCGTCGTCATCCACACGCATTCAAACGACAGCCTCCGGCATGCGCAGTTTACCCCCCTTTTGGGCGATCCCAATATGGACGGCCCTTCCATACAGGTGCATAATCCCGCACATACCCACGAAGAAACAAAACACTGGGTGTCAGAATCCGCAAAAGCCGGATTTCCCTGGGTTGTATGTCTGGACGAAATCGGCCCTGCCAACCGGGGCACGGACCCAGATGACCGCGAAGATAATAACCAGGCCGCTGTTCGCGCAGAAGTGCTCTGGGGCAATCTAATGGCCGGTGGGGCAGGGGTTGAGTGGTATTTTGGTTACCTCAATCCGCACAATGATCTGGGCTGCGAAGACTGGCGGTCTCGTGACCGGATGTGGGACTATACCCGCCACGCGCTGACATTTTTCCAACAGCAATTACCTTTTTCTGAAATGCAAAGTGCCGATGAAAAAGTAAGCGGAGAGAGAAACTATGTATTTGCGAAAGCCGGAGAAGTGTATGCCGTTTACCTGACAGAAGGCGGCACGGCCAATCTTGACCTTAGCGACCAACGCGGCACATTTTCTGTGCAGTGGTATGACCCACGCAATGGCGGAGAATTGCAAGTCGGAAGCCTCAGGGAAGTTTCCGGAGGGAGTATAGTTTCACTGGGGGAAGCATTGGCAGAATACGGGCAGGACTGGGTGGTATTGCTCCGTGTTTTGAAGTAAAAAATATAAGGTAAAAGGGAAAAAATTAATGACCCGCAACCGTTTTTACTATTTCTTGCTCATACTCATTACCATCGGGGCAGGGTTGTTGTCCCGGTCGAGGTTTATTCCCGAATGCATATATCCTTATCTGGGAGATGTGTTATATACGGTTATGTACTATTTTATTGCGGGATTTATGTTTCCGACAATGAAACCTATAAAAGTAGCCATACTCAGTATGGGTTTTTGTTATGCGATAGAGTTTACGCAACTCTGTAAGGCAGACTGGATCATGGCGTTGAGGAGTTATAAGCTGGGCGGGCTGATATTGGGGTATGGATTCAGATGGAGCGATTTGGTGTGTTATGCTATTGGAGGATTTGGGGGGATGGCAATGGAAAAAATGTGCAGAAAATCTGTATATTTGTTTGAGCAAAAATCCGGAAATGAGTGAGATAGCAGAGAAATATATAAACCCTTTTACAGACTTTGGATTTAAGAAATTATTTGGGGAGGAGCCAAACAAAGATTTGTTGCTGGACTTTCTCAACGAACTGCTCAAAGAGCAGGAGGGCCCAATTAAAGACCTGACCTATCTGAAGAATGAGCATATTGGGTCTCGGGATGCTGACCGTCGGGCTATTTTTGACTTATACTGCGAAAATGAACGAGGAGAAAAATTCATTGTCGAGTTGCAAAAATCCAAGCAGAACTTTTTCAAAGACCGGGCACTTTACTATTCGACTTTTCCGATTCGTGAACAGGCGAAAAAGGCTGACTGGAATTACGAACTTAAGTCTGTGTACACGATTGCGATTCTGGATTTTGTCTTTGAGGAGGATAAGTCAGAAATGGGAAAATACCGTTATGATGTAAAGCTGACGGATATAGAAACTTGCAAGGTTTTCTACGATAAACTCACGTTTATATATCTGGAGATGCCCAAATTCCAGAAGAGTATAGATGAACTCGAAACCCGGTTTGATAAGTGGCTGTACGTGTTGAGAAACCTAAATCGCCTGGATCGGATCCCCGAAAAGTTGAGAGAAAAAATATTTGAGCGATTATTTGAAGTTGCTGAAATAGCTAAATTTAGCAGAGCGGAGTTATTGTCCTATGAAGACAGTTTGAAATACTACCGGGATTTGAAAAACTCCTTAGACCTGGCAAGAGAAGAAGGGAAGATTGAGGGAAAAATTGAAGGGAAGATTGAGGGAAAGATGGAAGGAAAGATGGAGGTTGTGATAAAAGGCGCAGCAGAGGGCCTGTCTACAGAGGTGTTAGTCGTGTTAACCGGCCTTACTAAGGCTCAAATAGAAAAAATCCTTTCTGAGAGATAGTTTCAGGAATTTTTCCTGCCGCTATTCATACCCACTATGACCCGCCCCTCATATAGGCGGCAATCCCTTTTTGGCAAAAAAGTTAAAAGTTCCTTCAAATCTTTTTGAAGATATGAATTATTAGTCTATAATTGCATTATGTATAACATAATACATATCAATATGCTCTTTCAACTTAACAACATTTAGCATGAAAAAAAGGTACTTAACTACCATCTTTTGGGTGTTGGGGTTGTTTTTTAGCCTGCCGCTTTCGAGTTCAGCGCAGGACAAAACAATTACAATCACAGGAACAGTTGTTTCCGCTAGTGATAATGTTCCCTTACCGGCATCACGCATCATAATCAAGGGATCTTCAACCGGAGTATTGGCTGATTCTGAAGGAAAATACAGCATTGATGCAAATACTGGGGATATTTTGGTGTTTAGCTATTTGGGATTCATTTCGCAAGAAGCGACCGTTTTGACCTCATCCACTTTGAATATAGCGCTTGTTGAAAATGATGCTAAGCTTGATGAGGTTGTGATAACGGGTTATGGCAACCAATCGAGAGCGAAATTAACCACATCCGTATCAAAACTGAACCCCCGGATTTTGGAAACCTCGACGAGATCCAATGCAGGAACCGCGCTGCAAGGCACAATCGCAGGTCTGAGGGTTACAAATATTACGGGGCAGCCCGGCTCTACGCCGCAAATTATTTTGCGTGGTGGAACTAATTTTGATGGTACAGGATCTCCTTTGATTTTGGTAGATGGTATTCCAAGTTCATTTTATGCCTTAAATTCAGACGATATTGAATCTATTGAAGTGTTAAAGGATGCCGCAGCAACGGCCATCTATGGAGCAAGATCTGCCAATGGGGTTATTTTGGTAACCACTAAAACTGGCAAGGTTGGAAAATCTTCTATTAACTATAAGTTTAAATACAGCAGCAATAATGAAAGAAATGACCAGCAGTATGTTGATGCTGAAGATTTTATCAACTACAACAGACAGGGGATTGCATGGTATCGGGAGGCGGCCAATCTGCCTAATCAATTTGGTGCTTTTTTAACTGGGTCGAATGCTGCCGGAACGGGGAACAATACAACCAATTCTCCATTTACCACACAACTGTTGACGCCTGACAACCGATATTTGTTGAATCAACCCGGATGGCAGTCTATTCCTGATATTTTAGATCCCAGTCAGGAAATCCTATTTTATAATAATACAAGTGTTGGTGATCGAATCTATCAAACCAGCACTACAAAAGATCATTATTTATCTTTTGACGGAGGTAACGAAAATGGTTCTTATTATCTGGGATTAGGGTTTTTAGATAATGATGGATTGATTTTGGGTTCTGGTTTTAAAAGATACTCAGGTAAGTTTAGTGGGTCTTATAAGGTTACAGATCGGGTAAAAGTCAACTCAAATATCTTGTACTCGCATTCTAACTTAAATTTAAGTCCTTTGGGCGATGATGCAACCGTGTTCAGGAGGTTTCAAGGCCAGCCAAATACCTCAAGAACTTATGACAACAACCCTGATGGCACTTTATCAGATATTTATAGTACGGGCCAAAATCAAGGTTTTGGTAACCCTTTATACTACCAGGATAAGTTTGTCCGAGATAATTTAGAACAACGTCTGGCAGCTTCGGTTGGCCTTGACTGGGATATTCTTGACAACTTAACCTTGTCGGTCGATGCAAGTCATTTTGCAATCAATAACCACAACTCTAGCTTTAATAAAGCCTATAGAAGGGGAAGTACTACAACTAATCCTCTGATTACAGGCAGGGAGGCTTCCGTGAGTTTAGACAGAACCCTGAGAGAGCAGCTGACAGGTACCTTAAATTATAGAAAAGAAATCGGCAAGCATAATTTTAATGTATTGGCTGGAACTGAATATTTTAAGGATAATTTTTTCACTACATCGGCGGGGACAAGAAATTCGCCAACAGATTTGATTACCACACTGAATGCAGGTGCCGAAGCGAATGGTATTCCTACAAGCTTTGAAACGGAATATATAATCGTTTCTACATTTGGCAGATTTTTGTATGATTTTGACAATAAATATCTACTGGGCTTTACCTTCAGAAATGATGGCTCGTCCCGACTGGGAAATAATAAGTTTGGCTTTTTCCCAGGCGTATCTTTTGGCTATAATCTGCACAATGAAAAATTCTTTCAGGAATCTTCTGTCAGCAAGGTAGTTTCAAAGATAAAACCACGGGTAAGCTATGGTGTAAATGGCAACCAGGATATATTAAGCAATTATGGTGTTTATGGAGCCTATGGAAGCCAGGGCGTTTATAATGGACAAACGGGTTATGCCAACTCCACACTGCCTACTTTGGGCCTGTTGTGGGAAAAAGCAACCACCTTTAACGTGGGACTAGACGTGTCATTTTTTAATGACAGACTTTCATTTATCACCGACATTTACTCAAGAGATATTAAGGATAAGCTGGCAAATCTTACCTTGCCCTATTACACTGGGTTTAGTAGTATATTGACGAATAACGGAAGCATTAGAAATAAGGGGATTGAGTTAGAGGTAAATGGGGATATAATCCGGAATAACGATTTTACCTGGAGTGCTGGTGCCACCGTTACAAGAAATAGAAACTTCGTAACCAAACTTCCTGAAAATGATAATGAATTAAACCGGCAGGGAGGTTCGCTGATTTGGAACCCTGAGACGGGTAAAGAAGAATGGGTAGGCGGCCTGCAGGAAGGGCAACGCGTAGGTAGCGATCTTGTAGTTGCTTATATGCAAGAAGGTGTTTATGCCAACCAGGAAGCCGCGGATGCAGACAATGCAATTACTGATCAACTGGTGCCGGGATTTAGTGCAAATCAGCGTTGGGCAGGGGATGTGAAATGGGCTGACATTAATAATGATGGCATTATCAATGACCTGGACAGAAAGGTAATCGGGCGTACTACGCCAGATTTGATAGGGGGCCTATTTACGAATCTGAGATACAAAGGCTTCAATTTATATGTTAAAACAGATTTTGCTACCGGGTATTTGGTTTGGAACCATATCAGAAATAAGTCTTACGCCCAAACGCAAGGAAATTTAAATCAACCAGTAGAAGTGCTGGACTCCTGGACGCCAACCAATACTGATACAGACTGGCCGCGTTTTGTTTTTGTGAATGGTACAAAAAATGTTTGGAGAGGTAGTGAATCCACAGCTAGTTTGCAAACTCAGGGGAATAGCCAGTTCTGGGAAAAAGGAGATTATTTAGCATTAAGAGAAGTCTCCTTTAGCTATGATGTTCCCTCAAAGTATTTTAAGGAAACCTTCAAAAACCTGAGTGTTTATGTAACCGGTAGCAATTTGCACTACTTTAAAAGTATGCGTGGTGATACCCCCGAAATTGGTGGTGTGCAATTTGGCGCTTTCCCTCTTCCCAAAACATTTACCGTAGGTGCAAACCTGACATTTTAAAGTTTAAAAAAATGAAGAAATATCTATTTATTATAGTCGCTGCGGTTATCTTCAGTTCATGTGCAAATGAGCTTGATTTAGTAGCCCCTAGTGAATTGACAGCTTCTGGATTCTGGGATACCGAAGAAGGAGCCATAACTGCCCATACCGGCATGTATGCAAACTTAAGATCACAAGCAGGAAACTTTTGGTTGTTAGGTGAAATGAGGAGTGATATTTGGGGAGGCCGAACCTTCGAGTCCCCTTTTGATATCTCCTTGATAGAATCGAATATTACGGTCACCACCGCACCTTTTGGCGGGTGGGCAGGGTTATACACAAATATTCACAGGATCAATGATTTTTTGGTAAATGTACCCAATGTGAGTTTTGTGAATGAAGGAGATAAAAACCATATGTTGGGTCAGGCCTATGGGTTAAGAGCGTTGTACTATTATACACTGTTAAAGACCTGGGGTGACGTGCCAATCATTTTGGAGCCTTTAACCACTATAGACCCCTCTGCATTAAGCAAAGCAAGATCCTCGCAAAGCGAAGTGATGAACTTAATAAAAGCAGATCTGGCTGCCTCTCTCAGTGCCTTTGGCTCAGATGAAAGTTTTTTTCAAGGTACCAGAATATATTGGTCGAAAGCCGCTACCCTCGCGCTTAAAGGAGATGTATACATCTGGTCCGGAAATCTGCTGGGAGGGGGGGCTGCCGATTTTGCGGAAGCAAAAGCCGCGCTGCAGGAAATTGCATCGCTGGGGATAAGCCTGGCACCAACTATCTCCGATTTGTGGGGGGTGGGAAAAGAGACAAACAATGAGTTTATTTTTGCTGTTCAATATAAACGAGATGAGGCTTCTAATGTCTACAATAGCCTGACCGGCAGGGCGTTGGAAATTAACCCTACGTATGATGATATGGGTGGCTCTATGGCCAGTTTTGTTATCGCCGGGGCTAACAGATATGGTCAATCCGAAAAAACCTTGTTGCTGCTGGATGACAATAACGACAGCCGTAAAGCGGCTACCTTTATTCGGTTGTATGTCGATGACAATGGCGGTGCCGGTTATCCTTCCTATAACGAACCTACCTATTTTGGCTCTGTGTTTAATAAGTTTTTAGGTCAGGTAATTGGTTCTGATCGCGTATTTGAAAATGACGTGCCTGTATATCGATATGCAGATGTACTCCTGCTTTTAGCTGAAGCTAAAAACCTTCTGGGTGAAGATCCCTCAGGAGAGATAAACGCGATAAGGGAAAGAGCTTATGGTGCAAATTATGATGTAGCCATACATGGGTATGTTAATGGCTCGCAAATAGAGAATGCCAACGCCATTTTAGATGAGCGTTATAAGGAGTTTATTGGTGAGGGTAAACGCTGGTGGGATCTGAGAAGAGCGGGTAGTAGTTTTGTGATTGACAATATAAGCTTTCTAAACCCCGGCGATGAATATAAACTTCTATTACCCATTACAACCGATATGATTGGCAGAAATCCTGCGTTGGTTCAAACTCCCGGGTATAATTAATTAAAGTCGTTGTGTTTGTAGCGTTAGAAAAAACATACGCTATCACACACCCTGTCAGAGGAGAGTTGAAGTTTCAACTCTCCTCAGCCTTTGCGTTTTTAAAATAACATCCATTTAGTCAATTGCGACGATCTTTAACATTACCATATTGAGATTAAAACATTTAATCGCTGCCACCTACGCCCCAATGAAGAAAGATGCTTCATTGAATCCTGATATTATAGGAGCTTATGGCAATTTTCTGCAAAACAATAAAGTAGCAGGTGCTTTTATCAATGGATCTACCGGGGATTTTGCGTCATTGACCGTAGAAGAGCGCAAGCTCATCGTAGATGCCTGGTCCCAAAATAAGCCCGATGGTTTTCAAATCATAAACCATGTAGGGCATACCAGCCTGAACGTAGCAATGGATTTGACTACCCACGCGGCCAATAAGGTGGATGCGATTGCTGCATTAGCGCCCTTTTATTTTAGACTGAACAGCATGGCGAAATTGGTCGAATATTGCGCGTCTATTGCTGCCTGCGCTCCTGATTTGCCATTCTATTACTACCATATTCCCGATTTATCAGGGGCAGATTTTCGTATGATTGATTTTATGGGTGTAGCTTCAAAGGTAATTCCCAATTTTGCAGGATTAAAATTTACCAAAAACAATTTAATCGATTATAAATACTGTCTTGATTTTCAAGATCAGGCTTATGATGTTCTTTTTGGTGTTGATGAAATTTTTATCTCAAGTTTGCCTTTAGGTGCTAAAGGATGGGTTGGCAGTACGTACAATCACCTGGCCCCTTTATATTATAAAATCAAGGAGTTGGTTGAACAGAGTGATCTTGAGCAGGCCGCTGCATTGCAGGCAAAAGCTATGCGGTTTGTTGACAGTTTAAACGCTAAAGGAGGTTTTAACGGCGTCGCTAAAGGTTATATGAAAATATTAGGTATCGATTGTGGACCCAGTCGGTTTCCCCACACGACATTGACCGATGAGGCATACCTGGAAATCAGCAAAGAACTCAATGCGATGGGCCTGTCTCCGTATATGTGTAAATAAAATCAAGGTTCTGCAAAAGAAAGCAGGGGTAAAATCAGGATTTAAAGCCTGTCAGTACCCGCTCAAAATGCGGTTCTAAATGTTGCCTCATACCTATTCGAAAAGACTCTGGCGTGCCATTCATTAAATGGTTTAATAAGTCTCTGTGTGAAATAAATTTACCGGAGGAATACACAAATTTGTTTTCATCTGGTAACTTATGAGCATGAACGTATTGGAAAACCGGCAATAAAAGATCCTGAAATCGCTGTAAAGTGCTATTGTTCGATATTTGATACAACTTTCCGTGAAAGGCTACTTCATACTCCAACGTAAAAATAGTGGAGTCAACTCCGTTATCGTCTTCGTGAGAAACGATTTCTAATAATTCCTCTATATCTTTTTCTGTTTTTCTGGCAAATAATAAATCAGCCATACCCATTTCAAGGATTAACCGCAATTCAAAAATATCGCGGAGCGTGTCCTCGCCTAATAAATTAGACTCAAGTACTTTCCCAAAATTATGTATAATGTCAGGCTGCGTAAGGACCATACCCTTATGCTTTTTTGATTCGATCATCCCGATTGTCCTGAGCCTTAATATAGCTTCCCTGATAACCGTTCGACTCACTCCCAATGCCTCCGCCAACTCTAATTCTTTGGGTATGGAATCCCCTATTTTCAGGCTGTTCTCCTTTATATATTGCCTTAAACGGATTTCGACTTTATCGACTAGAGACAGGTTTGAAAGAGGTTCTAAGTTTGTCAATTTCGCCATTAATAGATGTTTGATGCAAAGCTAGCAAAAATCGAATAAATCAGATGCTATTTAGTATATTTGTATTATGTATTACATATATAAAAATCGCGCCATGTTTGGAAAACTTCTCTGTACCGGGAACAGGAAGGTTGTCCCATGGTATATTCAGAACCATAAGCTAATATTTTCACCCCAATGATTATGAAAAAGCATACCGCATGGATCCTGATGATTGTTTTTGCTTGTTTTGTACATGCACAAGCGCAAATACATCCAATCGCCGAAGGCGTAAAAGTTTATCAGAATCTGTTTTACAAGTCTATGAATGATTCGGTAGCCTGTTACCGCATTCCGTCAATCGTAACTGCTCCCAACGGGGATTTGGTCGTCGCAATTGACGAACGCGTGCCTTCGTGTGGCGATCTGAAATGGAGCAAAGACATCAATATCATTGTGAGGCGAAGCTCCGATAATGGCAAAACCTGGTCAGACGTAGAAACCGTAGTTAATTTCCCTTTTGGGAAATCGGCTTCCGATCCTTCCATGATCGTTGACAAAATCACTCGGGAAATCTTCCTTTTCTACAATTATATGGATCTGGATGCCGAAAAGGACATTTATTATTTACACGTAGTGAAGAGTCTGGACAATGGAAAAACCTGGAGTAAACCTCAAGACATTACTTCTCAAATTACTAAACCTGAATGGCATACAGATTTTAAATTCATCACATCTGGCCGTGGTATTCAAACGAAAAGTGGCCGGCTGTTGCATTGTATGGTGAATCTGACCAACGGCATGCATATATTTGGTAGTGATGACCACGGCAAAACCTGGTTTTTTATTGACACACCAATTATACCTGCCGATGAATCCAAAATCATTGAGCTCGCCGACGGAACCTGGATGGTCAATGCCCGGGTAAATGATAAAAAAGGGGTGAGATATGTGCATACTTCTTCCGATGATGGAAAAACCTGGGCGACCCGGGCGGAATCTCAATTAATGGATCCGGGCTGCAATGCAAGTATTATTCGCTACACGGCGGTAGCCGATGGATATGAAAAAAACCGCCTGTTGTTTTCTAATGCCAAGTCCGAAAATGGCCGCACAAACATGACGGTTCGCATCAGTTATGATGAGGGGAAAACCTGGAGCGAAGGGAAAACCATCTATTCCGGCAGCGCGGCCTATTCATCGCTAACGGTATTAAAAAATGGAGATATTGGCTTATTCTTCGAAAAAGATGAATATTCTGAAAACGTTTTTACAAGCTTTTCTTTAAAATGGCTTACTGATAAAAAGGACAGATACAAAAGACCAAAGCCGGAAAAATGAAAATGGCAAAGATTTCATTATTGTTCGCCCTCGCACTTTTACTTGCTGTGCGTTCTTTGGGGCAGGAGGTTGAGAAACTCACTATGGTAGATTTGCCCGATCTCCCGGCAGCACAGGAAGGCATGGAGTCCCTGGGCTATGCAGGGATGCTGGGTGGCGCACATAATGATGTAATTATTGCCGCCGGAGGCGCGAATTTTCCCAATGGCTTACCCTGGGAAGGTGGTGGAAAAGTCTGGAGCGAAGCCATTTATATCCTGGAAGGAAACCAGTGGCGGCGATCTTCCACCACATTGCCTATGCCTCTGGCCTACTCAGCTTCAGTAGCTACAAAGGATGGTATTGTATGTATAGGGGGTGAAAATCAGAAGATTACCAGTGCCAAAGTTTTGCTTTTATCATATAATCCCTCGGCAAAAGAGGTTGAAATCGCCGTGTACCCTGATCTTCCGGAACCCTTGGCCTACACTTCAGCTGTAGTGGCAGATGATTTTGTATATGTAGTCGGGGGGAAAAATGCTCAAAAAAGCACGCAGTCGTTCTACCGGTTAAACCTGACAGAAAAACGGGTGTGGGAAAAATTACCAGATTTTCCCGGTTCTCCCAGAGCGGTTCACTGCCTCGCGGTGCAGGAAACGTCAACGAATAAAAAGCTGTTTGTCATCGGAGGAAGAGATCAGGTAGCCGGGAAAAAATCACAGCCACTTACCCACTATTTGTCTTACGACCTGAAAGCGCAGGTTTGGCATGACGAAGGGGAGTTGTTAATTGACGGAAAACCCAGAGTCCTGATGGGCGCTTTCGCAGAATCAATGGGCTCTATGCACCTCATGGTTTACGGTGGCTCAGATGAGGTATTGTTTGATGAACTGGAAAACATTGCCATTCAATTGGAGCATGAAACTGGCGATACCATTAGAAAAGAATTAGAGAGCAGAAGAAATGCTATTCTCAACCATCACCCCGGTTTCTCCAAAGATATTCTGGCCTATAATACGATTACCGGTAAATGGTTTGTTTATGATACCCACCCGACCCCCATACCGGTTACTGCGCTCGCTTTTAAGGATAAGGAGCGTTTTGTCATTGTTTCAGGGGAAATTTCTCCCGGAATCCGCACACCGAAGGTCCGGCAATTTTCAATTGCCAATGCCGTACATCCCTTTGGTATCCTCAATTATAGCGTCCTGGCACTTTACCTGTTGATCTCCGTATCGATCGGTGTCTATTTTTCCCGAAAACAAAATTCTACTGAAGACTATTTTACCGGTGGCGGCAGGATCCCCTGGTGGGCCTCAGGGTTAAGTGTTTTTGGTACTTTATTGAGCGCCATTACCTTTATGGCCATACCAGCCAAGGCTTTTGTTACAGATTGGTCGTACTTTATGCTCAATATGGTGGCTATCCTGATCACCCCGGTCATCGCTTTTCTCTTTATCCCATTTTTCAATCAACTGAAAATCAAAACTGCCTATGAATATTTAGAGGATCGGTTCAACTATCTGGCCCGTGCCTTTGGCAGTCTTTCATTTATTCTTTTTCAGTTGGGGCGAATAGGGATTGTCTTACTGCTGCCGTCTTTGGCTATTTCTATTGTAACAGGTATTCCCGTAGCGATCAGCATTCTGCTTATGGGGGTTCTCTGTATCATCTACACGACTTTTGGCGGGATAGAAGCGGTTGTATGGACAGATGTCATGCAGGTTGTGGTTCTTTTGGGTGGAAGTATTTTGGCTTTTGGCTGGATTGTCGCGCATGCCCAATCGTCTTTTGGCGATATGATCACTTATGCTGTCGCGCATGACAAGTTTAACATAACCAATATGGAGTTTGATTTTACAGAGTCAACCTTTTGGGTCGTATGCATTGGAGGGTTGGCCTCCGCAATGGTAACGCAGGGCACAGATCAAACCATTGTACAGCGTTATCTGACCAGCACAAATATCAAGGACTCACAAAAGACATTGTACACAAACGCCGTGCTTACGCTGCCCGCAACTATCCTGTTTTTTAGTCTGGGAACCCTGCTGTTTATTTTTTATACCGAAATACCCGGAGCACTTTCCCCCGCCATCTCCAACAACGACTCGATTTTCCCCTGGTATATTGTCAGAGAGCTTCCGGTTGGCGTTTCTGGTCTTTTGGTGGCAGGTATCTTCTCCGCAGCCATGTCCAGCATTAGCAGCAGTCTGAATTCTGTTGCGACCGCCTATTGCAATGATTTTCATTTGCATATAAAGCCAGATGTCTCTGATGCCCGCCTGTTGCGGATAGCGAGGATCGCAACCATCGTAACCGGGGTATTGGGGGTATTGCTGGCACTTTGGATGGCGAGTTCGACAATAAAGTCGTTGTGGGACCAGTTTTACCGCTATTTAGGTCTTTTTACCGGCGGCCTTGGGGGGATGTTTTTATTGGGAATGCTTACGAAAAAAGCCAATGCTACAGGCACTTTAATGGGGCTCGTAGCCAGTGCTTTGCTCATATGGTATATCAGCGTTTATACCGAGATCAACTTTTTGATGTACGCCTTTTTTGGGGTAGTGTCGTGTTTTGGTTTCGGCTACGTATTCAGTCTGATTTTTAAGGATAAAGAAGAACGATAACCTACTTCATCCCCCATGTTTTAGTTCGCAGCGCCTCCCAGATCGTCTCTGATCAGATACACTGTAAGCAGAGGATGTTTGATGCTCACTTTGGTTTGAACGCCGTTTTCGTAGTAGTAAATCATTTTTCGATCGTTGCGGGGATCTGTCACCTGATATGCTCCAGCGCCCAGCGCATTTACCGGCATAAATACTCCTGAGGATTCGGAGAATGCA
The DNA window shown above is from Bacteroidia bacterium and carries:
- a CDS encoding dihydrodipicolinate synthase family protein, which encodes MRLKHLIAATYAPMKKDASLNPDIIGAYGNFLQNNKVAGAFINGSTGDFASLTVEERKLIVDAWSQNKPDGFQIINHVGHTSLNVAMDLTTHAANKVDAIAALAPFYFRLNSMAKLVEYCASIAACAPDLPFYYYHIPDLSGADFRMIDFMGVASKVIPNFAGLKFTKNNLIDYKYCLDFQDQAYDVLFGVDEIFISSLPLGAKGWVGSTYNHLAPLYYKIKELVEQSDLEQAAALQAKAMRFVDSLNAKGGFNGVAKGYMKILGIDCGPSRFPHTTLTDEAYLEISKELNAMGLSPYMCK
- a CDS encoding sialidase family protein — encoded protein: MKKHTAWILMIVFACFVHAQAQIHPIAEGVKVYQNLFYKSMNDSVACYRIPSIVTAPNGDLVVAIDERVPSCGDLKWSKDINIIVRRSSDNGKTWSDVETVVNFPFGKSASDPSMIVDKITREIFLFYNYMDLDAEKDIYYLHVVKSLDNGKTWSKPQDITSQITKPEWHTDFKFITSGRGIQTKSGRLLHCMVNLTNGMHIFGSDDHGKTWFFIDTPIIPADESKIIELADGTWMVNARVNDKKGVRYVHTSSDDGKTWATRAESQLMDPGCNASIIRYTAVADGYEKNRLLFSNAKSENGRTNMTVRISYDEGKTWSEGKTIYSGSAAYSSLTVLKNGDIGLFFEKDEYSENVFTSFSLKWLTDKKDRYKRPKPEK
- a CDS encoding sodium/solute symporter (Members of the Solute:Sodium Symporter (SSS), TC 2.A.21 as described in tcdb.org, catalyze solute:Na+ symport. Known solutes for members of the family include sugars, amino acids, nucleosides, inositols, vitamins, urea or anions, depending on the system.); this encodes MKMAKISLLFALALLLAVRSLGQEVEKLTMVDLPDLPAAQEGMESLGYAGMLGGAHNDVIIAAGGANFPNGLPWEGGGKVWSEAIYILEGNQWRRSSTTLPMPLAYSASVATKDGIVCIGGENQKITSAKVLLLSYNPSAKEVEIAVYPDLPEPLAYTSAVVADDFVYVVGGKNAQKSTQSFYRLNLTEKRVWEKLPDFPGSPRAVHCLAVQETSTNKKLFVIGGRDQVAGKKSQPLTHYLSYDLKAQVWHDEGELLIDGKPRVLMGAFAESMGSMHLMVYGGSDEVLFDELENIAIQLEHETGDTIRKELESRRNAILNHHPGFSKDILAYNTITGKWFVYDTHPTPIPVTALAFKDKERFVIVSGEISPGIRTPKVRQFSIANAVHPFGILNYSVLALYLLISVSIGVYFSRKQNSTEDYFTGGGRIPWWASGLSVFGTLLSAITFMAIPAKAFVTDWSYFMLNMVAILITPVIAFLFIPFFNQLKIKTAYEYLEDRFNYLARAFGSLSFILFQLGRIGIVLLLPSLAISIVTGIPVAISILLMGVLCIIYTTFGGIEAVVWTDVMQVVVLLGGSILAFGWIVAHAQSSFGDMITYAVAHDKFNITNMEFDFTESTFWVVCIGGLASAMVTQGTDQTIVQRYLTSTNIKDSQKTLYTNAVLTLPATILFFSLGTLLFIFYTEIPGALSPAISNNDSIFPWYIVRELPVGVSGLLVAGIFSAAMSSISSSLNSVATAYCNDFHLHIKPDVSDARLLRIARIATIVTGVLGVLLALWMASSTIKSLWDQFYRYLGLFTGGLGGMFLLGMLTKKANATGTLMGLVASALLIWYISVYTEINFLMYAFFGVVSCFGFGYVFSLIFKDKEER
- a CDS encoding GntR family transcriptional regulator: MAKLTNLEPLSNLSLVDKVEIRLRQYIKENSLKIGDSIPKELELAEALGVSRTVIREAILRLRTIGMIESKKHKGMVLTQPDIIHNFGKVLESNLLGEDTLRDIFELRLILEMGMADLLFARKTEKDIEELLEIVSHEDDNGVDSTIFTLEYEVAFHGKLYQISNNSTLQRFQDLLLPVFQYVHAHKLPDENKFVYSSGKFISHRDLLNHLMNGTPESFRIGMRQHLEPHFERVLTGFKS
- a CDS encoding RagB/SusD family nutrient uptake outer membrane protein; translated protein: MKKYLFIIVAAVIFSSCANELDLVAPSELTASGFWDTEEGAITAHTGMYANLRSQAGNFWLLGEMRSDIWGGRTFESPFDISLIESNITVTTAPFGGWAGLYTNIHRINDFLVNVPNVSFVNEGDKNHMLGQAYGLRALYYYTLLKTWGDVPIILEPLTTIDPSALSKARSSQSEVMNLIKADLAASLSAFGSDESFFQGTRIYWSKAATLALKGDVYIWSGNLLGGGAADFAEAKAALQEIASLGISLAPTISDLWGVGKETNNEFIFAVQYKRDEASNVYNSLTGRALEINPTYDDMGGSMASFVIAGANRYGQSEKTLLLLDDNNDSRKAATFIRLYVDDNGGAGYPSYNEPTYFGSVFNKFLGQVIGSDRVFENDVPVYRYADVLLLLAEAKNLLGEDPSGEINAIRERAYGANYDVAIHGYVNGSQIENANAILDERYKEFIGEGKRWWDLRRAGSSFVIDNISFLNPGDEYKLLLPITTDMIGRNPALVQTPGYN